In Pirellulales bacterium, the DNA window ATCGAGCCGTCGAGCCACGGCCGCGCGCGACGGTTTTGTCGGCCGCCGTTTGCGCGGCGGCACCGCCACGCTAGCGAGCATCTCGCGCAGCTTGTACAGACAATCGTCCACATTGCGTCCTTGGTCGCGATAGCGTTGGCTGCTGATCACCAGGTGCCCCTCGGTCGTCAGACGCGAGCCAAACTTCGTCTCGAAGCGCTCGCGCACGTCGGGGGGCAAGGCCGCGCTGCGGC includes these proteins:
- the arfB gene encoding aminoacyl-tRNA hydrolase — translated: MLRVSPRITIPTEELEFTYARSSGPGGQNVNKVNSKAVLRWDARRSAALPPDVRERFETKFGSRLTTEGHLVISSQRYRDQGRNVDDCLYKLREMLASVAVPPRKRRPTKPSRAAVARRLDSKQAQSRKKQTRRDRPGSEE